One Eurosta solidaginis isolate ZX-2024a chromosome 5, ASM4086904v1, whole genome shotgun sequence DNA segment encodes these proteins:
- the LOC137254127 gene encoding uncharacterized protein — translation MLFSVSPEYQSSLFLTVCLSVVCLKKFTQSIVAYPRGAAQGYLAAVAMPLDLPNRNVYMAFNFESNYGLPPNDSYYYWIDRWNIDKESVGIGNEVVPINNRRRRFSQMYSRNAFYRSVVGYLEHYEMNGTGCLLRTICDVSASNLDEHNGLIGSIFKILFMPTTSAHETEHPLQNVDTYAAEEHGLNGKCEQYRRWCPHGLLELISEWI, via the exons ATGTTATTTTCTGTTAGTCCGGAATATCAAAGCTCGTTGTTTCTTACTGTTTGTTTGTCAGtagtttgtctgaaaaagtttACACAAAGTATTGTCGCATATCCCAGAGGAGCAGCACAGGGT TACTTGGCTGCTGTGGCTATGCCACTGGATCTACCCAATCGGAATGTATATATGGCATTTAATTTTGAATCCAATTATGGTTTGCCTCCAAATGATTCCTATTACTATTGGATCGATAGG TGGAATATTGATAAAGAATCTGTCGGCATTGGCAATGAAGTGGTTCCAATTAATAATCGACGTCGACGCTTCTCACAAATGTACAGCCGCAATGCTTTCTATCGCAGTGTTGTTGGTTATCTGGAGCATTATGAAATGAATGGTACGGGTTGTCTATTGAGAACAATTTGCGATGTAAGCGCTTCCAATTTGGATGAACATAATGGACTAATTGGCAGTATTTTCAAAATTCTATTCat GCCAACGACATCCGCACATGAAACTGAGCATCCGCTACAGAATGTGGATACGTACGCAGCAGAAGAACATGGACTTAATGGTAAATGTGAACAATATAGGCGCTGGTGTCCACATGGATTACTTGAACTGATATCCGAATGGATTTAG